From Cellulomonas chengniuliangii, the proteins below share one genomic window:
- a CDS encoding LLM class F420-dependent oxidoreductase, with translation MRLGYHTGYWSAGPPPGAQEAVVAADQLGLDSVWTAEAYGSDAFTPLAWWGSQTSRIRLGTAIAQLSARTPTAAAMAALTLDHLSGGRFVLGLGASGPQVVEGWYGQPYPRPLARTREYVSIVRDVLAREAPVTFDGEFYQLPYVGGAGLGKPLRSTVHPLRAGLPIHLAAEGPKNIALAAEICDGWLPMFYSPRMDATYRELLADGFAKRPAGASPVEGFEVTATVPVVLGEDVEKAADTVRPFIALYAGGMGAKGANFHRDVLDRLGYGEACDEIQAHYLEGRRAEAAAAVPLELVQDIALVGPPESIRAQLPAWKDTAITTMLVQTDPRMLPAIADLLA, from the coding sequence ATGCGACTCGGCTATCACACCGGCTACTGGTCCGCGGGCCCGCCGCCCGGAGCGCAGGAGGCGGTGGTCGCCGCCGACCAGCTCGGCCTGGACTCGGTGTGGACGGCAGAGGCCTACGGGTCCGACGCGTTCACGCCCCTCGCCTGGTGGGGCTCGCAGACCTCGCGCATCCGCCTGGGCACCGCGATCGCGCAGCTCAGCGCCCGCACCCCAACGGCCGCAGCGATGGCCGCGCTCACGCTCGACCACCTCTCGGGCGGGCGCTTCGTGCTGGGGCTCGGCGCCTCCGGACCGCAGGTGGTCGAGGGCTGGTACGGCCAGCCGTACCCGCGCCCGCTGGCCCGCACCCGGGAGTACGTCTCGATCGTGCGCGACGTCCTGGCCCGCGAAGCGCCCGTCACGTTCGACGGCGAGTTCTACCAGCTGCCGTACGTCGGCGGGGCCGGGCTCGGCAAGCCGCTGCGCTCGACCGTGCACCCGCTGCGGGCCGGCCTGCCGATCCACCTCGCCGCCGAGGGGCCCAAGAACATCGCGCTCGCCGCCGAGATCTGCGACGGCTGGCTGCCGATGTTCTACTCGCCGCGGATGGACGCGACGTACCGCGAGCTGCTCGCGGACGGCTTCGCGAAGCGACCCGCGGGAGCGAGCCCAGTCGAGGGCTTCGAGGTCACCGCCACCGTGCCCGTGGTGCTCGGCGAGGACGTCGAGAAGGCCGCTGACACGGTGCGCCCGTTCATCGCGCTCTACGCCGGGGGGATGGGCGCCAAGGGCGCGAACTTCCATCGTGACGTCTTGGACCGGCTCGGCTACGGCGAGGCGTGCGACGAGATCCAGGCCCACTACCTCGAGGGCCGGCGCGCCGAGGCCGCCGCGGCGGTGCCGCTCGAGCTGGTGCAGGACATCGCGCTGGTCGGGCCGCCCGAGTCGATCCGCGCCCAGCTGCCCGCCTGGAAGGACACCGCGATCACCACCATGCTCGTGCAGACCGATCCCCGGATGCTGCCCGCGATCGCCGACCTGCTCGCGTGA
- a CDS encoding benzoate/H(+) symporter BenE family transporter has protein sequence MAPDEAGPAPEGSGSGPQAPRLRGPAAPPPGAVDPQAAGTGTTEAVTAGLVTALVGFTSAFAVVLAGLRAVGASPAQAASGLLAVTVAMGLATMLLSWRTRLPITVAWSTPGAALLATTGAVEGGWPAAVGAFAVCGMLLAAVGLSRRLAFWAQLIPAPIANAMLAGVLLGLCLAPVRALVAAPAVVGPVVLVWIVLLRVARRWAVPASMALAVGLAFTEPGVRALGARELAPQLSLTAPSLTAAAVVSLAVPLFVVTMASQNIPGIAVLAGFGYRAPVRSTMLVTGAGTVLAAPFGGHAINLAAISAALAAGPEAGADPARRWRAAMTAGCGYVVLGAGSSAVAAVALAAPEGLVEAAAGLALVATLAAALGGAFSAAAPSAPGLREAAAVTFLVTVSGVQPGGVSSAFWGLAAGLAVLGVLRASGPRRGAPD, from the coding sequence ATGGCCCCCGACGAGGCAGGGCCAGCTCCTGAGGGATCTGGCTCGGGGCCGCAGGCTCCGCGCCTGCGGGGACCCGCCGCCCCGCCGCCCGGCGCTGTCGATCCGCAGGCCGCTGGGACCGGCACGACGGAGGCTGTCACCGCCGGGCTGGTCACGGCGCTGGTCGGCTTCACCAGCGCCTTCGCCGTGGTCCTCGCGGGGCTGCGGGCGGTGGGCGCCTCCCCCGCGCAGGCCGCCTCAGGGCTGCTGGCCGTCACGGTGGCGATGGGCCTCGCCACGATGCTCCTGTCATGGCGCACCCGGCTGCCCATCACGGTCGCCTGGTCCACGCCCGGCGCCGCGCTGCTCGCCACGACGGGCGCTGTCGAGGGCGGCTGGCCTGCCGCGGTGGGCGCGTTCGCGGTGTGCGGGATGCTGCTCGCCGCGGTCGGGCTGTCCCGCAGGCTCGCGTTCTGGGCACAGCTCATCCCGGCCCCCATCGCGAACGCGATGCTCGCCGGGGTCCTGCTGGGACTGTGCCTCGCGCCGGTGCGCGCGCTGGTGGCGGCTCCCGCCGTGGTCGGCCCCGTAGTGCTGGTCTGGATCGTGCTGCTCCGCGTGGCCCGGCGCTGGGCCGTGCCCGCGTCGATGGCGCTGGCTGTGGGCCTGGCCTTCACGGAGCCGGGGGTCCGCGCGCTCGGCGCCCGGGAGCTGGCGCCGCAGCTGTCGCTCACCGCGCCGTCGCTCACCGCCGCGGCTGTGGTGTCGCTCGCCGTGCCGTTGTTCGTGGTGACCATGGCGTCGCAGAACATCCCCGGGATCGCCGTGCTCGCGGGCTTCGGCTACCGGGCCCCGGTGCGCTCGACCATGCTGGTCACGGGCGCCGGCACGGTGCTGGCCGCCCCCTTCGGCGGCCACGCGATCAACCTGGCGGCGATCAGCGCGGCGCTCGCGGCGGGGCCCGAGGCGGGCGCCGACCCGGCACGGCGGTGGCGCGCCGCGATGACGGCGGGTTGCGGGTACGTCGTCCTCGGCGCCGGCTCGTCAGCCGTCGCGGCCGTGGCCCTGGCCGCTCCGGAGGGCCTGGTCGAGGCGGCGGCGGGGCTCGCGCTGGTCGCGACGCTGGCGGCCGCCCTCGGTGGCGCGTTCTCCGCCGCGGCGCCGTCCGCGCCCGGCCTCCGCGAGGCCGCCGCGGTCACGTTCCTGGTCACGGTCTCGGGGGTGCAGCCCGGCGGCGTCTCGTCGGCGTTCTGGGGCCTGGCAGCAGGGCTGGCGGTGCTCGGCGTCCTCCGGGCGAGCGGGCCGCGGCGCGGGGCGCCCGACTAG
- the cysK gene encoding cysteine synthase A: MARIYDDATKLIGNTPLVRINRLTEGLGATVVAKLEFYNPANSVKDRLGVAIVDAAEASGELPPGGTIVEATSGNTGIALAMVGAARGYDVVLTMPETMSKERRALLRAFGAELVLTPGSEGMKGAVTKAEEIAKERPGSVLARQFANEANPEIHRRTTAEEIWADTDGEVDIVVAGIGTGGTITGVGQVLKERKPSVQIVGVEPAESPILNGGAPGPHKIQGIGANFVPEVLDQKVYDEIIDVNAETAVEVARRAAKEEGLLVGISSGAALDAAIQLAGRPENAGKLIVVIIPSFGERYLTSILYADLLD, translated from the coding sequence ATGGCCCGCATCTATGACGACGCCACCAAGCTCATCGGCAACACCCCGCTGGTGCGCATCAACCGGCTGACCGAAGGGCTCGGCGCGACGGTCGTCGCGAAGCTCGAGTTCTACAACCCGGCCAACTCTGTGAAGGACCGCCTGGGCGTCGCGATCGTCGACGCCGCCGAGGCGTCGGGCGAGCTGCCCCCGGGCGGCACGATCGTGGAGGCCACGAGCGGCAACACGGGCATCGCGCTGGCGATGGTCGGCGCGGCGCGCGGGTACGACGTGGTGCTGACGATGCCCGAGACAATGTCCAAGGAGCGCCGCGCGCTGCTGCGCGCCTTCGGCGCCGAGCTGGTGCTGACGCCCGGCTCGGAGGGCATGAAGGGCGCGGTCACGAAGGCCGAGGAGATCGCGAAGGAGCGCCCGGGCTCGGTGCTGGCGCGCCAGTTCGCGAACGAGGCGAACCCGGAGATCCACCGCCGCACCACCGCCGAGGAGATCTGGGCGGACACGGACGGCGAGGTGGACATCGTCGTCGCCGGCATCGGCACGGGCGGCACCATCACGGGCGTCGGCCAGGTGCTCAAGGAGCGCAAGCCGAGCGTGCAGATCGTCGGCGTCGAGCCGGCCGAGTCGCCGATCCTCAACGGCGGAGCCCCCGGCCCGCACAAGATCCAGGGCATCGGCGCGAACTTCGTGCCCGAGGTGCTGGACCAGAAGGTCTACGACGAGATCATCGACGTGAACGCGGAGACGGCCGTCGAGGTCGCGCGCCGCGCCGCCAAGGAGGAGGGGCTGCTGGTCGGCATCTCGTCCGGGGCCGCGCTCGACGCAGCGATCCAGCTCGCGGGCCGTCCGGAGAACGCCGGCAAGCTCATCGTGGTGATCATCCCGTCCTTCGGCGAGCGCTACCTGACGTCGATCCTCTACGCGGACCTGCTGGACTGA
- a CDS encoding ABC transporter ATP-binding protein produces the protein MAITTSSTRTALDVALSGVRRTFATPTGPRTVLSGVDLRLRAGEIVAILGPSGCGKSTLLRQVSGLDAPDAGQILIDGAPVTGIDRRTAVAFQEPRLLPWQTLSQNVALGLPRGTPKPEGRQRVADLLELVGLTPSAGLRPRQVSGGMAQRASLARALARNPGVLLLDEPFGALDALTRLKMQDLLLDVHAAEPTTVLLVTHDVEEALYLADRVVLLTTLRGGADGSIQSVIEVPGARPRDRADAALAELRAGLLEGLGVDTHHRPPPDPDQHHSI, from the coding sequence ATGGCCATCACCACCAGCAGCACACGCACCGCGCTCGACGTCGCACTCAGCGGGGTCCGACGCACCTTCGCGACGCCCACCGGTCCACGCACCGTGCTCTCCGGAGTCGACCTGCGGCTGCGCGCCGGTGAGATCGTCGCGATCCTCGGGCCGTCCGGCTGCGGCAAGTCGACGCTGCTGCGGCAGGTCTCGGGCCTCGACGCCCCCGACGCGGGCCAGATCCTCATCGATGGCGCCCCGGTCACCGGCATCGACCGCCGCACCGCCGTCGCGTTCCAGGAGCCGCGCCTGCTCCCCTGGCAGACGCTCAGCCAGAACGTCGCGCTCGGCCTCCCCCGGGGGACGCCCAAGCCCGAGGGCCGGCAGCGCGTGGCCGACCTGCTCGAGCTCGTCGGCCTCACGCCGTCGGCCGGTCTGCGCCCCCGGCAGGTGTCCGGCGGCATGGCCCAGCGCGCCTCGCTGGCACGGGCCCTGGCCCGCAACCCCGGGGTGCTGCTGCTCGACGAGCCGTTCGGCGCGCTCGACGCCCTGACCCGGCTCAAGATGCAAGACCTCCTGCTCGACGTGCACGCCGCCGAGCCGACCACCGTGCTGCTCGTGACGCACGACGTCGAGGAGGCCCTCTACCTGGCGGATCGCGTCGTCCTGCTCACCACGCTGCGCGGCGGTGCGGACGGGTCGATCCAGAGCGTCATCGAGGTGCCCGGCGCCCGCCCCCGCGACCGGGCCGACGCTGCCCTCGCCGAGCTGCGAGCCGGGCTGCTCGAGGGCCTGGGCGTCGACACCCACCACCGGCCCCCGCCCGACCCGGACCAGCACCACTCCATCTGA
- the epsC gene encoding serine O-acetyltransferase EpsC: protein MLSRFVRVLRDDLEAARRRDPAARSNLEVALGYPGVHAVWAYRVFHRMWREPGLRLPARLLSQATRAATGIEIHPGAQIGHRLFIDHGMGVVIGETSVVGDDVVLFHGATLGGKAMRKGKRHPTLGDGVVVGAGAKILGPVWIGDGAQIGANAVVLKDVPPGAVAVGVPAEVRIRPVPSLPELEVDDPAIYI from the coding sequence ATGCTGAGCCGGTTTGTGCGCGTGTTGCGCGACGACCTCGAGGCAGCGCGCCGCCGTGACCCGGCGGCGCGCTCGAACCTCGAGGTCGCGCTCGGCTACCCCGGCGTGCACGCCGTGTGGGCGTACCGGGTGTTCCACCGGATGTGGCGCGAGCCCGGCCTGCGGCTGCCCGCGCGTCTGCTGTCGCAGGCGACGCGGGCCGCCACCGGCATCGAGATCCACCCGGGTGCGCAGATCGGCCACCGGCTGTTCATCGACCACGGCATGGGCGTGGTGATCGGCGAGACGTCCGTGGTGGGCGACGACGTGGTGCTGTTCCACGGCGCGACGCTGGGCGGCAAGGCGATGCGGAAGGGCAAGCGGCACCCCACGCTCGGCGACGGCGTGGTGGTGGGCGCCGGGGCCAAGATCCTGGGGCCGGTGTGGATTGGGGACGGCGCCCAGATCGGCGCGAACGCCGTGGTGCTCAAGGACGTTCCCCCCGGCGCCGTCGCGGTCGGCGTGCCCGCCGAGGTGCGGATCCGCCCGGTGCCGTCGTTGCCCGAACTCGAGGTGGACGACCCCGCGATCTACATCTGA
- a CDS encoding ABC transporter permease codes for MSVPVGIPGVGPVTDDAGRTLPAVRAFNPFDTAGRDPSGPHRADDASPGRRSRALTERRAVRALAGLVLPAVLLALWQWATTTGRVPAYQLPTPESVWLAAIDLAERGLLGQYVAISTQRVLIGFAVGALLGLAVGALVGLSRVSDVLLAPALGAVRAVPSLAWVPLLLLWVGINEDSKLILIAIGAFFPVYTTVAGALRHVDPHLVEAGRAYGLTGARLLARVQLPAVVPTVISGLRLALAQSWLFLVAAELLNSSMGLGFLLLDSGQNGRIDRMILAIVLLALLGKLTDSLIGVAEKSLLRRWA; via the coding sequence ATGTCCGTCCCCGTCGGGATCCCCGGCGTCGGCCCGGTCACGGACGACGCCGGCCGGACGCTGCCCGCCGTGCGCGCGTTCAACCCGTTCGACACCGCGGGCCGTGACCCCTCCGGCCCGCACAGGGCCGACGACGCGTCCCCGGGAAGGCGGTCGCGCGCCCTCACCGAGCGCCGGGCGGTGCGAGCGCTGGCGGGCCTGGTGCTGCCCGCGGTCCTGCTGGCCCTGTGGCAGTGGGCGACAACGACCGGCCGCGTGCCCGCCTACCAGCTCCCGACGCCCGAGTCGGTGTGGCTGGCCGCGATCGACCTGGCCGAGCGCGGGCTGCTCGGGCAGTACGTGGCGATCTCGACGCAGCGCGTGCTCATCGGCTTCGCCGTCGGCGCGCTCCTCGGACTCGCCGTGGGGGCCCTCGTCGGGCTGTCCCGGGTCAGCGACGTGCTGCTCGCCCCTGCCCTCGGCGCGGTGCGCGCCGTCCCGTCCCTCGCCTGGGTGCCGCTGCTGCTGCTGTGGGTCGGCATCAACGAGGACTCCAAGCTCATCCTCATCGCGATCGGCGCCTTCTTCCCCGTCTACACCACCGTCGCGGGAGCGCTGCGGCACGTGGACCCGCACCTGGTCGAGGCCGGCCGCGCGTACGGGCTGACCGGCGCCCGGCTGCTCGCGCGTGTCCAGCTCCCGGCCGTGGTGCCCACCGTCATCTCGGGGCTGCGGCTCGCCCTGGCTCAGTCGTGGCTCTTCCTGGTGGCGGCGGAGCTGCTGAACTCCTCGATGGGCCTGGGCTTCCTGCTGCTCGACTCCGGGCAGAACGGCCGCATCGACCGGATGATCCTCGCGATCGTGCTGCTGGCCCTGCTCGGCAAGCTCACGGACTCGCTGATCGGAGTGGCCGAGAAGTCGCTGCTGCGGAGGTGGGCATGA
- a CDS encoding DUF1648 domain-containing protein: MSAPHAPSIPGAEADARPPVPDKALTSAVALLIPALVLTATVVVAMSWAAELPDPVASHFGGDGPDGFSSLGSFVWTGVGIGASLAALGWVIATGLGRAAAARRTGVGTAVGGSLFLATSVLGTLDAQRGLADSAQTGGIDGVVLLCVVVGGLGGALAALLMPGDRPQPATAPVPSTAAQVPLAPQERATWVRRVTGRSMIAVAAAVVAVSAITARVADTPAAAAPLAVVLVVLLAHAQFTVTVDSRGLRVRSLLGFPRLTVPADEVLHAEEVSVSPLRECGGWGYRVGSSGRVGIVVRQGAALQVTRTGGRVYVVTVDDAATGAALLNTLTARTR; encoded by the coding sequence ATGAGCGCCCCCCACGCCCCCAGCATCCCCGGCGCCGAGGCGGACGCCCGGCCTCCCGTGCCGGACAAGGCCCTGACCAGTGCCGTCGCCCTGCTGATCCCCGCGCTCGTGCTCACGGCCACCGTCGTCGTCGCGATGTCCTGGGCTGCCGAGCTGCCCGACCCGGTGGCCTCCCACTTCGGAGGCGACGGACCCGACGGCTTCAGCTCGCTGGGATCCTTCGTCTGGACCGGCGTGGGGATCGGCGCGTCCTTGGCGGCGCTCGGATGGGTCATCGCCACTGGGCTCGGGCGCGCGGCCGCGGCGCGCCGCACAGGGGTCGGCACCGCCGTCGGCGGCTCGCTCTTCCTCGCGACATCGGTCCTGGGGACGCTCGACGCGCAGCGCGGGCTCGCCGACTCCGCTCAGACAGGCGGCATCGACGGGGTCGTGCTCCTCTGCGTCGTCGTCGGCGGGCTGGGCGGCGCGCTGGCCGCACTGCTCATGCCCGGCGACCGACCACAGCCCGCCACAGCCCCCGTGCCCTCGACGGCCGCACAGGTGCCACTGGCGCCCCAGGAGCGTGCGACGTGGGTGCGACGCGTCACCGGCCGCTCGATGATCGCCGTCGCCGCGGCAGTGGTGGCGGTCTCGGCCATCACCGCGCGGGTCGCGGACACCCCTGCGGCGGCGGCCCCGCTGGCCGTGGTGCTGGTCGTCCTGCTGGCGCATGCGCAGTTCACCGTGACGGTGGACAGCCGCGGGCTGCGGGTGCGCTCGCTGCTGGGCTTCCCCCGGCTGACAGTCCCGGCGGACGAGGTGCTGCACGCCGAGGAGGTGTCGGTGTCACCGCTGCGGGAGTGCGGCGGCTGGGGCTACCGGGTCGGATCGAGCGGCAGGGTCGGCATCGTGGTGCGCCAGGGAGCGGCCCTCCAGGTGACGCGCACCGGCGGCCGGGTCTACGTGGTGACCGTGGACGACGCCGCCACCGGCGCGGCCCTGCTGAACACCCTCACCGCGCGCACCCGCTGA
- a CDS encoding GntR family transcriptional regulator produces MLFRVDPSSPEPLFAQIGDQVRAGIVRGDLTPGMRLPSARDLAASLDINLHTVLRAYQDLRDEGAIELRRGRGAVVSAHATHDYRPLHEAIETVVRISRELGLSPETTTALLREALR; encoded by the coding sequence ATGCTCTTCCGCGTCGACCCGTCGTCCCCGGAGCCCCTCTTCGCCCAGATCGGCGACCAGGTCCGGGCCGGCATCGTGCGCGGCGACCTCACCCCCGGCATGCGTCTGCCCTCCGCGCGCGACCTCGCCGCCTCGCTCGACATCAACCTGCACACGGTGCTCCGCGCCTACCAGGACCTGCGCGACGAGGGTGCGATCGAGCTGCGGCGTGGCCGCGGCGCCGTCGTCAGCGCCCACGCGACGCACGACTACCGCCCCCTGCACGAGGCCATCGAGACCGTCGTGAGGATCTCGCGCGAGCTCGGCCTCTCCCCCGAGACCACCACAGCACTCCTCCGAGAGGCACTGCGATGA
- a CDS encoding aliphatic sulfonate ABC transporter substrate-binding protein, with product MQIRTALSLTATTLAAALLLSGCVSGEGGVTDKAAEPDATEVAAEGWSADTLTLDFATYNPLSLVIKDQGWLEATLGDDVTVNWVQSAGSNKANEALRAGAVDVGSTAGSAALLARSNGSPIVAIDIYSQPEWAAIVVPQGSDITSVADLKGKSVAATKGTDPYFFLLQALEEAGVGLDEVEVQNLQHADGKAALESGAVTAWSGLDPLMAASEATAGSTLVYRNIDFNTYGFLNATETFLEKSPDLAQLVVDAYEKARAWAQENPDEVVAILAEVAGIDPAVAKTVITERTNLGVDPAPGDAQRKVLEIVGPIFVESGDVASQQAIDDALAKLLDDTYVTKADPANVTG from the coding sequence ATGCAGATCCGTACCGCCCTGTCGCTGACAGCGACGACGCTCGCCGCCGCCCTGCTGCTCAGCGGGTGCGTGAGCGGGGAGGGTGGCGTCACCGACAAGGCCGCTGAGCCCGACGCCACCGAGGTCGCCGCCGAGGGGTGGAGCGCCGACACGCTCACGCTCGACTTCGCGACGTACAACCCGCTGAGCCTGGTCATCAAGGACCAGGGCTGGCTCGAGGCCACCCTCGGCGACGACGTCACCGTGAACTGGGTGCAGTCCGCCGGCTCGAACAAGGCCAACGAGGCGTTGCGCGCCGGCGCCGTCGACGTGGGCTCCACCGCCGGCTCGGCCGCGCTGCTCGCCCGCTCCAACGGCTCGCCCATCGTCGCGATCGACATCTACTCCCAGCCCGAGTGGGCGGCGATCGTCGTCCCGCAGGGCTCCGACATCACGTCGGTGGCCGACCTCAAGGGCAAGTCCGTCGCCGCGACCAAGGGCACCGACCCGTACTTCTTCCTGCTGCAGGCGCTCGAGGAGGCCGGTGTCGGCCTGGACGAGGTCGAGGTGCAGAACCTGCAGCACGCCGATGGCAAGGCCGCGCTCGAGTCGGGCGCCGTCACCGCGTGGTCAGGGCTCGACCCGCTCATGGCGGCCAGCGAGGCCACCGCGGGCTCGACGCTCGTCTACCGCAACATCGACTTCAACACCTACGGGTTCCTCAACGCCACGGAGACGTTCCTGGAGAAGAGCCCTGACCTGGCCCAGCTCGTCGTGGACGCCTATGAGAAGGCTCGCGCCTGGGCCCAGGAGAACCCCGACGAGGTCGTGGCGATCCTCGCCGAGGTCGCGGGCATCGACCCGGCCGTCGCGAAGACGGTCATCACCGAGCGCACCAACCTCGGTGTCGACCCCGCCCCGGGCGACGCGCAGCGCAAGGTGCTCGAGATCGTCGGCCCGATCTTCGTCGAGTCCGGCGACGTCGCCAGCCAGCAGGCCATCGACGACGCCCTCGCGAAGCTGCTCGACGACACGTACGTGACGAAGGCCGACCCCGCGAACGTCACGGGCTGA